One window of the Solanum stenotomum isolate F172 chromosome 11, ASM1918654v1, whole genome shotgun sequence genome contains the following:
- the LOC125845050 gene encoding myosin-binding protein 7-like isoform X1, giving the protein MDSESMIPSTSVVKCCDCECNCSITNSSFSGNWIRTVKRKFDEYDEIEKKFVIPGLILPQTARIDMGNECIALREMVCGQQETIQELSVELEEEREAASSAANEAMSMILRLQREKAESQMEFRQFKMFTEEKMAHDQQEIMALEDFLYKREQVIQSLTCEVQMYKHRMLSYGLLESEVEYDGEKEHGHFSRNNSVGESSDGRFDIPSYDYPPLKCTINENQVNTEVDDEAVDVEKYAFGEAPRSCDHLRYLEKRINQLETTPSSRTDGEVFNNNILEKAIVAQSPFVPNKEICSDFISGSPKFNGSVRKAENSQTEEYANLRKVDESSDVGDEMSDRVYTIDSIHQCAGYNGNSETKGSVHTPRDSLNHTDFGDPEVTKLYLRLQDLEADRESMRQAIISMRTDKAQLILLKEIAQQLCKETSPERRTPVRKTSVMKSFSFISIFKVLVWFDSQQGGLAYAVRQGTSCRAMEMSFKYASVKPILIGPQRLPHLLCLSA; this is encoded by the exons ATGGATTCTGAAAGTATGATCCCGTCTACCAGCGTGGTCAAATGTTGTGATTGCGAGTGCAATTGCTCCATAACGAATAGTTCATTTTCGGGGAATTGGATACGGACTGTGAAGCGGaaatttgatgaatatgatgaGATTGAGAAGAAATTTGTGATCCCAGGTTTAATTTTGCCGCAAACGGCTCGTATAGATATGGGAAATGAGTGTATTGCTTTAAGGGAAATGGTTTGTGGACAACAGGAGACGATTCAGGAATTGAGCGTTGAGTTGGAGGAAGAGAGGGAAGCGGCATCCTCAGCTGCTAATGAAGCGATGTCGATGATTTTGAGGTTGCAAAGGGAAAAAGCTGAGTCACAAATGGAATTTAGGCAATTCAAAATGTTTACGGAGGAGAAAATGGCACATGATCAGCAAGAGATAATGGCGTTGGAGGATTTTTTGTATAAGAGGGAGCAAGTGATTCAGTCGTTGACTTGTGAGGTGCAAATGTATAAGCACAGGATGTTGAGTTATGGGCTATTGGAGTCTGAGGTTGAGTATGATGGTGAGAAAGAGCATGGTCATTTTAGCCGGAACAATAGTGTAGGTGAGAGTTCCGATGGCCGCTTTGACATTCCTTCTTATGATTACCCTCCCTTGAAGTGCACTATAAATGAGAACCAAGTGAATACTGAGGTTGATGATGAGGCTGTCGATGTTGAGAAATATGCATTTGGGGAAGCCCCACGATCATGTGATCATTTGCGATATCTGGAGAAGAGGATCAATCAGTTGGAAACAACACCAAGTAGTCGGACTGATGGAGAAGTATTTAACAACAATATCCTTGAAAAAGCAATAGTTGCTCAGTCTCCTTTTGTACCAAATAAAGAAATATGCTCAGATTTCATCTCAGGTTCTCCGAAGTTTAACGGAAGTGTTAGAAAAGCAGAAAATTCGCAAACAGAGGAGTATGCAAACTTGAGGAAGGTGGATGAGTCATCAGATGTTGGGGATGAAATGAGTGACAGGGTTTATACAATTGACTCTATACATCAGTGTGCTGGATATAATGGTAACTCAGAGACCAAGGGTTCTGTCCATACCCCAAGAGATTCCCTAAATCATACAGATTTTGGAGATCCTGAGGTCACAAAGCTTTACCTTAGGCTGCAGGACCTTGAGGCTGATCGGGAATCAATGAGGCAGGCTATCATTTCTATGCGGACTGATAAAGCACAGCTGATATTGCTTAAAGAAATTGCTCAGCAGTTGTGCAAAGAAACGTCTCCAGAAAGGAGGACACCTGTGAGGAAGACATCTGTAATGAAGAGCTTTTCTTTCATCTCCATATTCAAG GTACTTGTTTGGTTTGACAGCCAACAGGGTGGGCTTGCTTATGCTGTTAGACAAGGGACCTCGTGTCGGGCAATGGAGATGTCTTTCAAGTACGCAAGTGTGAAACCAATACTCATTGGTCCACAGCGACTTCCGCATCTCTTATGCTTATCGGCATGA
- the LOC125845050 gene encoding myosin-binding protein 7-like isoform X2 translates to MDSESMIPSTSVVKCCDCECNCSITNSSFSGNWIRTVKRKFDEYDEIEKKFVIPGLILPQTARIDMGNECIALREMVCGQQETIQELSVELEEEREAASSAANEAMSMILRLQREKAESQMEFRQFKMFTEEKMAHDQQEIMALEDFLYKREQVIQSLTCEVQMYKHRMLSYGLLESEVEYDGEKEHGHFSRNNSVGESSDGRFDIPSYDYPPLKCTINENQVNTEVDDEAVDVEKYAFGEAPRSCDHLRYLEKRINQLETTPSSRTDGEVFNNNILEKAIVAQSPFVPNKEICSDFISGSPKFNGSVRKAENSQTEEYANLRKVDESSDVGDEMSDRVYTIDSIHQCAGYNGNSETKGSVHTPRDSLNHTDFGDPEVTKLYLRLQDLEADRESMRQAIISMRTDKAQLILLKEIAQQLCKETSPERRTPVRKTSVMKSFSFISIFKWIMSFVLWRRKAHRCKYLFGLTANRVGLLMLLDKGPRVGQWRCLSSTQV, encoded by the exons ATGGATTCTGAAAGTATGATCCCGTCTACCAGCGTGGTCAAATGTTGTGATTGCGAGTGCAATTGCTCCATAACGAATAGTTCATTTTCGGGGAATTGGATACGGACTGTGAAGCGGaaatttgatgaatatgatgaGATTGAGAAGAAATTTGTGATCCCAGGTTTAATTTTGCCGCAAACGGCTCGTATAGATATGGGAAATGAGTGTATTGCTTTAAGGGAAATGGTTTGTGGACAACAGGAGACGATTCAGGAATTGAGCGTTGAGTTGGAGGAAGAGAGGGAAGCGGCATCCTCAGCTGCTAATGAAGCGATGTCGATGATTTTGAGGTTGCAAAGGGAAAAAGCTGAGTCACAAATGGAATTTAGGCAATTCAAAATGTTTACGGAGGAGAAAATGGCACATGATCAGCAAGAGATAATGGCGTTGGAGGATTTTTTGTATAAGAGGGAGCAAGTGATTCAGTCGTTGACTTGTGAGGTGCAAATGTATAAGCACAGGATGTTGAGTTATGGGCTATTGGAGTCTGAGGTTGAGTATGATGGTGAGAAAGAGCATGGTCATTTTAGCCGGAACAATAGTGTAGGTGAGAGTTCCGATGGCCGCTTTGACATTCCTTCTTATGATTACCCTCCCTTGAAGTGCACTATAAATGAGAACCAAGTGAATACTGAGGTTGATGATGAGGCTGTCGATGTTGAGAAATATGCATTTGGGGAAGCCCCACGATCATGTGATCATTTGCGATATCTGGAGAAGAGGATCAATCAGTTGGAAACAACACCAAGTAGTCGGACTGATGGAGAAGTATTTAACAACAATATCCTTGAAAAAGCAATAGTTGCTCAGTCTCCTTTTGTACCAAATAAAGAAATATGCTCAGATTTCATCTCAGGTTCTCCGAAGTTTAACGGAAGTGTTAGAAAAGCAGAAAATTCGCAAACAGAGGAGTATGCAAACTTGAGGAAGGTGGATGAGTCATCAGATGTTGGGGATGAAATGAGTGACAGGGTTTATACAATTGACTCTATACATCAGTGTGCTGGATATAATGGTAACTCAGAGACCAAGGGTTCTGTCCATACCCCAAGAGATTCCCTAAATCATACAGATTTTGGAGATCCTGAGGTCACAAAGCTTTACCTTAGGCTGCAGGACCTTGAGGCTGATCGGGAATCAATGAGGCAGGCTATCATTTCTATGCGGACTGATAAAGCACAGCTGATATTGCTTAAAGAAATTGCTCAGCAGTTGTGCAAAGAAACGTCTCCAGAAAGGAGGACACCTGTGAGGAAGACATCTGTAATGAAGAGCTTTTCTTTCATCTCCATATTCAAG TGGATAATGTCCTTTGTCTTGTGGAGAAGGAAAGCACATCGATGCAA GTACTTGTTTGGTTTGACAGCCAACAGGGTGGGCTTGCTTATGCTGTTAGACAAGGGACCTCGTGTCGGGCAATGGAGATGTCTTTCAAGTACGCAAGTGTGA